From the Aerococcus viridans genome, the window ATACTTGCATTTGGTGACTCATGAATATCTAAACCAATAGAATGTCCAAGTGAGTGTCCAAAGTCATCCCCATAACCATGGCTAGCAATAAAATCACGTGCAATAGCATCCATTTCTTCACCAGTCATGCCAGCTTTCGCTTGCTCATTCACCAGCTGGTTTGCTTGGAAAACAACATCATAGATTTCTTTCATCTTACTTGATGGTTCTCCAACAGCGATAGTCCTTGTGATGTCAGAAACATACCCCTTATAGTAGCAACCATAGTCCATAGTCACGATATCGCCTGCTTCAATCACTTTATCAGAGGCCACGCCATGTGGCATAGCAGAACGATAACCTGATGCAACAATTGTTTCAAAAGAAACACCACTTGCCCCTTGGCTTCTCATAAAGAAATCTAATTCATTTGCAACTTGGATTTCAGTCATACCGACTTGAATAAAGCCTAAGATATGCTCGAAAGCTGCATCTGCAATTTCACATGCTCGTTGAATTGTCGTAATTTCTTCTTGGTCTTTGGTTTGACGTAAGGCTTCAATCATTCCAGATGCTGGGATTAAGCGAGCAGAAACGATATCTTCTAACTCATCAAATTTAGCAACTGTCATATATTCTTCTTCATAACCAAGTTGACCTAGATTTTCGTTAACCACTACGGATTGAACGAATCGCAATGGACTAGTATGCGCTGCAGATCCGCCAGCAATGATAATTTCATAGCCAGCACACTGTGCTTTCGCTTGTTCCCGATATCTAAAATCTGTGATGAAGTACGCATTATTTGCTGTAATTAATGCTGTACCACTTGTGCCAGTAAAACCAGAAATATATCTTAAATTAAATGGGTCAGTGACATAGTATGCATTAATACCTTCAGCTGCCATGCTTTCTTGCAAAGCACTTATTCTCTTTTCCAAACTTTTCACCTCATATTGACTAATCTATCTCTCTAAATAGAGTCACTTTTTATAGCCCAATTAGTATAGCATATATCAGTTTTCAATGAAACTTAGCTTTATCCATAGTGCTCTTTATCAACATTCTTGCTCACTTTTTACCCATTACCCACAGCTACTTACTCCCGAGTTCTTTGATCATAAGGGACATTATTATATTTATATTGCCGTCCGTTTTCTACAATGAATACAGTCGTTTTAAAGACCTTATTTTTTAATTCAACTGACACATGTCCCTGGTTAAAGGTCATAGTCCAATTGCCATCTGTCCATGGTATTGACGTTTGAGTGGCAGCCGCTACTTCTTTTACTTGATCTGAAGTTGCTGAATTAACAGCTGCTTCTTTATTTTCTATATCCTCTTGATTGCTCGATCCAGCGGTAGCATCTGGCTGAATCTCTGAAACACTAGCTTGATCAGGATTATTTATGATTACACTGCTTTCATCCGGCAAAGGTTTTACCTCACTTTCTTCTTTAGAATGGGATGTATCCAATTCTTTACTATCTGACGGCTCTGACGGTTGATCCTTTGAACTTATTTGGTTAGTCACTACTTTCTTCTTCTCAGCGATCACTTTCTCAACCGCCAGGCGAGACATGATTTGTGCTTGATAGGATATTTTAATTTCTTCATTCATTTTAACTTGGCTACTGTACATATTTAAGTTAACTAAATAGATGAAGGTTAGAATCGACATATACATTAATGCGGTAAATAAGACAAAACCACTTTTCTTCATTATTATTTACCTTTCTTTACTAAAGGTAAAAGGATTTTATAATCCTTACCATCGAATAGCCTCACTTTAAACAGGAAGTTCCCATTATCTAATTCTTGAATCGCGAGACCTGTAGCGTTTGGAATTTGTGGCTCGTATCCTCCGTTTAAAGAATATCTAATCCAGGAGTTTCCATTGCTATCTTTATAATACCGGTAAATACCGACCTTATTATTTTCTTTGAGAGAAAGGGTATCTGCAGTATATCTAACTAGTTCCGTTTGTGTATGATCTGTCAAAAATTGGTTGGAGAAGATATCAAAGTCATCGTAGGCCATTACTTCATATCTGTTATATATATTCATCTCTGTTCCCATCACAGCCAAAAAGGTAATTTGAATTAGGGCATAGAAAAATAGTCCGTAAATCATTTCCAATAAGGTAAATCCTGATCTTGTATTAATCATATTTGACATAGTTAGATTTAACTTTCGCCTATTTAATTTATTCTTGAATCTTAAATTCTGTGAAATGACCATCCCGTTGATCCTCCAATTTGCCTTCTTCCAGATTAATTTCTATCCCTTCATGTATGCTTGCCCCAAATTGAACAGCATTTAATTGATGAAACTGTTCACGGCTTTGACTTAAGGCCCTTTCACTTCGCCTTAGGTTTTCAAGTTGCATCTGCTGGTTTATGACAAGGAGGTAGACCATAGCCCCTATTAAGGACAGTCCAATAATAGATTCGATGAACATAAACCCTTGTTTCCCCTTTTTACTATTGGAATTATGGATCAATTGGCTTTTTTTCTTCAATAACGTAACGCCCCCCAGAAAATTGATAAACAATTGCATAATCCTTCGTTGGTGTTCTTAAGGTTATCGTTTGTGGCCCAACAGTTCCTGACGTAGAAAATTCAAATCTCTTATAATGGACAAACTTAGATTCTTTTGGAAATACAAACGTCGTATCTACCGGTGAAGGTCGTAATAGATCAGCTCGAAATTCTACTGTATTACCTGAAAAAGTCACAAAATGTATTCCTTTCCTAACTATTGTCATTTTATGCACGTATTCAAAGTGTTGCATGACATTACGCATCATTACTTTTGATTCATAGCGGATAATAGCATCTTTTGCATATGGGACCGCAAGTAT encodes:
- a CDS encoding M24 family metallopeptidase, whose protein sequence is MEKRISALQESMAAEGINAYYVTDPFNLRYISGFTGTSGTALITANNAYFITDFRYREQAKAQCAGYEIIIAGGSAAHTSPLRFVQSVVVNENLGQLGYEEEYMTVAKFDELEDIVSARLIPASGMIEALRQTKDQEEITTIQRACEIADAAFEHILGFIQVGMTEIQVANELDFFMRSQGASGVSFETIVASGYRSAMPHGVASDKVIEAGDIVTMDYGCYYKGYVSDITRTIAVGEPSSKMKEIYDVVFQANQLVNEQAKAGMTGEEMDAIARDFIASHGYGDDFGHSLGHSIGLDIHESPNASMHNKQPLKEYTVITNEPGIYLEGIGGVRIEDDIILTEDGNKVLTHAPRHLIIV
- a CDS encoding prepilin-type N-terminal cleavage/methylation domain-containing protein; its protein translation is MKKHKKKSGFTLLEMILVLFALSLSLILAVPYAKDAIIRYESKVMMRNVMQHFEYVHKMTIVRKGIHFVTFSGNTVEFRADLLRPSPVDTTFVFPKESKFVHYKRFEFSTSGTVGPQTITLRTPTKDYAIVYQFSGGRYVIEEKKPIDP